The proteins below are encoded in one region of Bacteroidota bacterium:
- a CDS encoding DUF4377 domain-containing protein: MRKIIFVFLLLIGSNFLWAQEMTIYVAPEMIRCKGMLEVQCFQIKDSPNKDYDIFVASIDGFNRETGWEEGYNYKLLVTKGIYENSPANNPSVYFKLIKILSKTLPNDTLVIANRKSTCEDTKIFDCLLYKQKNEKEWHNLYGKIKGFKYREGYEYELLVSKKLNDNMGAGRTYEYTLIKTLSKKPTMVISDKNYAALNGQNYVLTGLDMDGSFNNDIGKTKAFITFNLDENRVNGNDGCNTFFGRVEFNNSKVSFGNLGSTQMACPDNKIWNYIPSNLNKADRYKVSGTTLKFYKGKKLLLEYELKIESEEIDKRKFALTSLIQNGTTKTVGDTKAYITFNISEGKVYGNDGCNTFSGKMNLNGNDISFSDFVSTKIACDNDMLDIAIYNDLKMTNKYKISNGVLKFYKDNAPMMEYRLIMEDVMPEKNNK, from the coding sequence ATGAGAAAAATAATTTTTGTTTTTTTATTATTGATAGGAAGTAATTTCCTTTGGGCTCAGGAAATGACGATTTATGTCGCGCCTGAAATGATTAGATGCAAAGGCATGCTGGAAGTACAGTGCTTTCAGATAAAGGATTCACCTAATAAAGATTACGATATCTTCGTTGCTTCTATTGACGGCTTTAACAGAGAAACAGGCTGGGAAGAAGGATATAATTATAAGCTGCTGGTAACAAAAGGTATTTATGAAAACTCACCCGCAAATAATCCATCCGTATATTTTAAACTAATAAAGATATTAAGTAAAACTTTACCAAATGATACTCTTGTTATTGCGAATAGAAAATCCACCTGTGAAGATACAAAGATTTTCGACTGCCTTTTATATAAACAGAAGAACGAAAAAGAGTGGCACAATTTATACGGCAAGATAAAAGGATTTAAATATAGAGAAGGATATGAATATGAGCTATTAGTTTCCAAAAAGCTCAACGACAATATGGGAGCAGGCAGAACTTATGAATACACTCTGATAAAAACTCTGAGCAAAAAGCCAACAATGGTTATCTCAGATAAAAACTACGCTGCGCTTAACGGACAAAATTATGTTCTGACAGGGTTGGATATGGATGGTTCGTTCAATAATGATATAGGAAAGACGAAAGCATTTATTACTTTCAATCTTGATGAGAACAGAGTTAACGGAAACGACGGCTGCAATACTTTTTTCGGACGAGTTGAATTCAATAATTCAAAAGTAAGTTTTGGTAATCTCGGCTCGACACAGATGGCATGTCCAGATAATAAAATCTGGAATTACATTCCGTCTAATTTAAATAAAGCAGACAGATATAAAGTAAGCGGCACTACACTTAAGTTTTACAAAGGAAAAAAACTTCTGCTTGAGTATGAACTGAAAATTGAAAGTGAAGAAATAGATAAAAGAAAATTTGCGCTTACTTCATTAATTCAAAACGGTACAACAAAAACTGTCGGTGATACAAAAGCATATATAACCTTCAATATCTCTGAAGGAAAAGTTTACGGTAATGACGGATGCAATACATTCTCGGGAAAAATGAATCTGAATGGTAATGATATTTCGTTCAGTGATTTTGTTTCAACTAAAATTGCCTGTGATAATGATATGCTTGATATAGCAATTTATAACGATCTGAAAATGACTAATAAGTATAAAATATCCAATGGAGTTCTAAAATTTTATAAGGATAACGCTCCCATGATGGAGTACAGACTTATAATGGAAGATGTAATGCCTGAAAAAAATAACAAATAA
- a CDS encoding DUF2267 domain-containing protein, protein MNKANEFINTLSENLGIEDKEKVYRMFKSVLHTLRDSITLENSLHFLAQLPFILKATYVDNWSHKVKRIKIKHTEDFVKLVKRNDGKAFDYDFLSDGEVERICKIIFSTIGDFISEGEMNNLKSVLPSEIKQLFDSEPVLL, encoded by the coding sequence TTGAACAAAGCAAATGAATTCATAAATACCCTCTCTGAAAATCTTGGGATTGAAGATAAGGAAAAAGTTTACCGTATGTTTAAATCCGTTCTTCATACTTTAAGAGATAGTATTACACTGGAAAATTCATTGCATTTTTTAGCTCAGCTACCGTTTATTCTGAAAGCAACCTATGTTGATAACTGGTCGCATAAAGTTAAAAGAATAAAAATAAAACACACAGAGGATTTTGTAAAACTTGTTAAAAGAAATGACGGTAAGGCATTTGATTACGATTTCCTCAGTGACGGTGAAGTTGAGCGCATCTGTAAAATTATTTTTTCTACTATTGGTGATTTTATTTCGGAAGGTGAAATGAACAATCTTAAATCGGTTCTGCCCTCTGAAATAAAGCAGCTTTTCGATAGTGAACCTGTATTGTTGTAA
- a CDS encoding DUF1801 domain-containing protein, which translates to MKVEEQIKAYIVSQPEPKRSDIQNLHKLILQALPGCKLWFSDGKNEKNEIIANPTIGYGSHTMKYADGKTREVLQIGMGGNTSGVFVHILGIKDKTYLAQTYGKKLGKASLSGYAIKFKNLSDINTDVLIEAILDGVAAQKN; encoded by the coding sequence ATGAAAGTAGAAGAGCAAATCAAAGCGTATATTGTAAGCCAGCCGGAACCAAAGCGCAGCGATATACAAAACCTGCACAAGCTCATCCTGCAAGCTTTACCGGGATGTAAACTGTGGTTCTCTGATGGTAAAAACGAGAAGAATGAAATTATAGCCAATCCCACTATAGGATACGGCTCTCATACAATGAAATATGCTGACGGAAAAACAAGAGAGGTTCTTCAGATTGGCATGGGAGGAAATACTTCAGGTGTTTTTGTACACATACTCGGCATAAAAGATAAAACATATCTGGCGCAAACGTATGGAAAAAAATTAGGCAAAGCAAGCCTTAGCGGTTATGCCATTAAATTTAAAAATCTTAGTGATATAAATACAGATGTTCTTATTGAGGCAATTCTTGATGGAGTAGCTGCTCAGAAAAATTAA
- a CDS encoding tyrosinase family protein: protein MRGKFLLLLGSIFFSVILSSCSNHDPVSPADNLRVRKNVKFLTAAERSDFVQAVLMLKNTSSPYQPALSYYDQFVSWHTNAFYCDTMAAHMGPAFCPWHRQFLLMFENALRSVSGKDVTIPYWDWTDVESTNSVFMDDFMGGNGDPSQNYALMSGPFRKDNWTLRIFDQLAAYPYHIPYLIRSMGTFPNQPVLPTAAHVTEALSINVYDAAPYNSTVNPLAGFRNYLEGWRGCTSEACQDTLMNPICPGLSQSDMHNRVHLWVGGSVGSGDTVGTIVLNSSPNDPVFWLHHANVDRLWAKWINAHGEVYVPVSGGPMGHNLNDMMWPYMTYGMHVTPKDMLSDQKLGYKYQEE, encoded by the coding sequence ATGCGGGGGAAATTTCTACTGTTATTAGGTTCAATTTTCTTTTCTGTAATTCTAAGTTCCTGCAGTAATCACGATCCTGTTAGTCCCGCAGATAATTTAAGAGTAAGAAAAAATGTTAAGTTTCTTACTGCCGCTGAAAGAAGTGATTTTGTACAGGCAGTTCTTATGTTAAAAAATACTTCTTCGCCTTATCAGCCTGCTTTGAGTTATTACGATCAGTTCGTCAGCTGGCATACTAATGCTTTCTATTGCGATACTATGGCTGCGCATATGGGACCAGCGTTTTGCCCGTGGCACAGGCAGTTCCTTCTTATGTTTGAAAATGCATTGAGAAGTGTAAGCGGAAAGGATGTAACAATTCCGTATTGGGATTGGACAGATGTGGAATCCACTAACTCAGTTTTTATGGACGATTTCATGGGAGGAAACGGAGACCCTTCGCAAAATTATGCACTTATGTCAGGACCATTCAGAAAAGATAACTGGACACTGAGAATTTTTGACCAGCTTGCAGCTTATCCGTATCATATTCCGTATCTCATTCGTTCAATGGGTACATTTCCTAATCAACCTGTACTTCCTACTGCAGCGCATGTTACGGAAGCGCTTAGCATTAATGTGTATGATGCAGCTCCTTATAATTCTACAGTAAACCCGCTTGCAGGGTTCAGAAATTATCTTGAGGGCTGGAGGGGATGCACAAGTGAAGCATGTCAGGATACCCTTATGAATCCTATTTGTCCGGGGTTATCTCAATCTGATATGCACAACAGAGTACATCTCTGGGTTGGCGGTTCAGTCGGGTCAGGAGATACTGTCGGCACTATAGTATTAAATTCTTCTCCTAATGATCCCGTCTTCTGGCTCCATCATGCAAATGTTGACAGACTATGGGCTAAATGGATAAATGCACACGGTGAAGTATATGTACCTGTATCAGGCGGACCGATGGGACATAATCTTAATGATATGATGTGGCCTTATATGACATACGGTATGCATGTAACACCAAAAGATATGCTCAGCGACCAGAAACTGGGCTACAAATATCAGGAAGAGTGA
- a CDS encoding NAD(P)H-dependent glycerol-3-phosphate dehydrogenase: MKKISVLGAGGWGTTLAILLSHNKFDVTLWEFNPVYYDTLVNLRENFYYLPGVKIPKAIHITNNLEEAVTKSDLLVVSTPTQFIRPVFEPVKDIDVRKKIIVSVSKGIENESLLLVSDILLDVFKTLDRNNLVALSGPSHAEEVSRKIPTAVVAACESDKIAKAVQKIFSNEYFRCYTSSDLIGTEVGGALKNVIAIAAGISDGAGFGDNTKAAIITRGLNEIMRIGTKLGAKRETFYGLSGLGDLVVTCGSLHSRNRSVGYQLGQGKKLKTILHEMKMVAEGVATSKSSYQLAKKLGIDSPIVDEVHGILFKNINPSTATKKLMLRSLKQE; this comes from the coding sequence TTGAAAAAAATTTCTGTACTCGGCGCAGGCGGATGGGGAACTACCCTTGCAATTCTGCTTAGCCATAATAAGTTTGATGTAACTCTATGGGAGTTCAACCCTGTTTACTATGATACATTGGTAAACTTACGAGAGAATTTCTATTATCTCCCGGGAGTTAAAATTCCGAAGGCAATACATATCACAAATAATTTAGAGGAGGCAGTAACAAAATCTGATTTACTTGTTGTTTCTACTCCTACTCAATTTATACGTCCTGTATTTGAACCGGTGAAAGACATTGATGTAAGGAAAAAAATTATTGTGAGTGTTTCCAAAGGAATCGAAAACGAATCGCTATTACTCGTCTCAGATATATTGCTTGATGTCTTTAAAACTTTGGATAGAAATAATCTTGTTGCTCTTTCAGGACCATCACACGCCGAAGAGGTCTCGAGAAAAATCCCGACTGCAGTTGTAGCTGCTTGTGAAAGCGATAAAATTGCAAAGGCAGTTCAGAAAATTTTTTCAAATGAGTATTTCAGATGCTATACCTCATCTGATTTAATCGGTACGGAAGTTGGCGGCGCATTAAAAAATGTAATTGCAATTGCAGCAGGTATATCTGACGGCGCAGGATTCGGCGATAATACTAAAGCAGCAATTATAACTCGCGGCTTAAATGAAATAATGAGAATTGGAACAAAGTTAGGGGCTAAGAGGGAAACATTCTACGGATTATCAGGCTTAGGTGATTTAGTGGTCACCTGTGGCTCTCTGCACTCAAGAAACAGGTCTGTAGGGTATCAGTTAGGACAAGGTAAGAAGCTGAAAACGATTTTACACGAAATGAAAATGGTTGCGGAAGGCGTTGCAACATCAAAGTCGTCTTATCAGCTTGCAAAGAAATTAGGAATCGATTCTCCCATCGTGGATGAAGTTCACGGTATACTCTTCAAAAACATCAACCCAAGCACTGCGACTAAAAAACTTATGCTTCGTAGTTTAAAACAGGAATAA
- a CDS encoding DUF4340 domain-containing protein → MNKNKTYLLGAVLVVLVIAAYFLTTDRGPKTETEKTPPKEKEFFTIDSASVDKIEIDSKKGKLVLQKVGGGWRQTEPVDYLVNATFVPPAVSDLKNFTLSTTVSTNPSKADSYGFNDSSKTTVTVFEKGVQKGVIVIGNAGQGASQTFIKRPDKNAIYLAENFLRMNFVRDNIDDWRDKLIISIPSGTVKSIDFTYPDASFKITKDTANRFFIGKDSIQFSNMEGYLNLLQNMNTQGFSSASLDTVKKFTSTIKVDADKQYQFDLLKVNDATPYYLMRVSGIKQVFKFDEALAKMILKPKNEFIGK, encoded by the coding sequence ATGAACAAAAACAAAACATATCTTCTCGGTGCAGTTTTAGTTGTATTAGTTATAGCTGCATATTTTCTTACAACCGATAGAGGACCAAAAACTGAAACTGAAAAAACTCCGCCTAAAGAAAAAGAATTTTTCACAATAGATTCAGCAAGCGTAGATAAAATAGAAATAGACAGTAAAAAAGGTAAATTAGTACTTCAAAAAGTTGGAGGAGGATGGAGACAAACCGAACCTGTTGATTATCTTGTTAATGCAACATTTGTTCCTCCTGCAGTGAGTGATTTGAAAAATTTCACTCTCTCTACAACTGTTTCTACTAATCCTTCAAAAGCTGATTCCTATGGTTTCAACGATAGCAGCAAAACAACTGTTACTGTTTTTGAAAAAGGAGTACAAAAGGGAGTTATAGTTATTGGAAATGCAGGACAAGGCGCATCACAGACTTTTATAAAAAGACCGGATAAAAATGCAATATATCTTGCGGAAAATTTTCTGAGAATGAACTTCGTAAGAGATAATATTGACGACTGGAGAGACAAATTAATTATCTCTATTCCTTCGGGAACAGTTAAATCAATTGATTTTACTTATCCGGATGCTTCGTTCAAAATTACTAAAGATACTGCGAACAGATTTTTCATTGGTAAAGATTCAATACAATTCTCAAATATGGAAGGCTATTTGAATCTTCTCCAGAACATGAATACTCAGGGATTCAGCTCTGCTTCACTTGATACAGTAAAGAAATTTACAAGCACTATAAAGGTTGATGCAGATAAACAATATCAGTTCGATTTGTTAAAAGTTAATGATGCAACTCCTTATTATTTAATGAGAGTATCAGGAATAAAGCAGGTCTTCAAATTTGATGAAGCTCTTGCAAAGATGATACTCAAACCTAAAAATGAATTCATAGGTAAATAA
- a CDS encoding aminopeptidase yields MNKEYLKKYCDIIIKAGVNLYEGQSLVINCGVRNFDFGLLLGKTAYENGAKFVDLNLGSDYMRKFRIDNNKHEADLQFIPNFALTKANELLANDWATIKIDNTEEIDVLKDSDSTKFQMMAKAEHQAYAHLSKSLTSFKNVWTIAAVPGVNWAGRILNTDANAEAEQKLWEKIIPIMRLDAKDPVEAWKTHADTLVRRSKHLTDLKLDKLVFTAPGTELEVGINTTSVWKGGFTTSANGRKFIPNLPTEEVFTTPDFRRVNGKARVTKPVKVLETQLYGIWFEFKDGKVVNFGADNNVEILEKYFKIDEGASYLGEVALVDGYSKVYESGLIFNSILYDENAACHIALGRGFASCLSNGQELTSNEELKKGGCNYSLVHTDFMIGSPEINVKGFTQSGEEVAIITNGKFNID; encoded by the coding sequence ATGAATAAAGAATATCTTAAAAAATACTGCGATATTATTATCAAGGCAGGAGTGAACTTGTATGAGGGACAATCGCTTGTAATAAACTGCGGTGTAAGAAATTTTGATTTTGGTTTGCTTCTCGGTAAAACTGCCTATGAAAACGGAGCAAAGTTCGTTGATTTAAATCTAGGCTCAGACTATATGCGAAAGTTCAGAATTGATAACAACAAGCACGAAGCTGACCTTCAGTTCATCCCTAACTTTGCTTTAACAAAAGCAAACGAACTGCTTGCAAATGACTGGGCAACAATTAAAATTGATAACACTGAAGAAATTGATGTCCTGAAAGATTCTGATTCTACAAAATTTCAAATGATGGCAAAGGCAGAGCATCAGGCTTATGCGCATTTATCAAAGAGCTTAACAAGCTTTAAAAATGTCTGGACTATTGCTGCTGTTCCGGGAGTAAACTGGGCAGGCAGAATTTTAAATACAGATGCTAATGCAGAAGCAGAACAAAAATTATGGGAAAAAATTATTCCGATTATGAGATTGGATGCAAAAGACCCTGTTGAAGCTTGGAAGACTCACGCTGATACTCTGGTAAGAAGAAGCAAACATCTTACGGATTTAAAATTAGATAAACTTGTATTTACTGCTCCGGGAACTGAGCTTGAAGTCGGTATAAATACAACTTCAGTATGGAAAGGCGGATTTACCACATCTGCAAACGGAAGAAAATTTATTCCTAACTTACCGACTGAAGAAGTGTTTACTACACCTGATTTCAGAAGAGTGAACGGTAAGGCAAGAGTTACAAAGCCGGTGAAAGTTCTTGAAACTCAGTTATACGGTATCTGGTTTGAATTCAAAGATGGTAAGGTTGTAAATTTCGGCGCGGATAACAATGTTGAGATTCTTGAAAAATATTTCAAGATAGATGAAGGCGCTTCATATTTAGGTGAAGTTGCATTAGTTGACGGATACTCAAAAGTTTATGAGAGCGGTCTTATCTTTAATAGTATTCTTTACGATGAAAACGCTGCATGTCACATTGCGCTAGGAAGGGGATTTGCATCATGCCTTTCAAACGGACAGGAGCTAACAAGCAACGAAGAGCTTAAAAAAGGCGGATGCAATTATTCGTTAGTGCATACTGATTTTATGATTGGCTCGCCTGAAATTAATGTAAAAGGATTTACACAGTCAGGTGAAGAAGTTGCAATAATTACCAATGGAAAATTTAATATTGATTAA
- a CDS encoding transketolase: MAKDNLSKIAKLLGKSVDDFKKEVIADFKLANESRQASLLGRKEVLTGKAKFGIFGDGKEIAQIAMAKAFKNGDFRSGYYRDQTFCFATGISNVKEFFAQLYADPSIEREPASGGRSMNGHFANRLLDENGEWKNLMEMKNTSSDISPTASQMVRLVGLAYASKLYRENPDLHSMTNFSDKGNEVAFGTIGNASCAEGMFFEALNAAGVLMIPMAVSIWDDGYGISVPARYQIMKENISDMLRGYEYNEKEKKGYYLHTAKGYDYPELVKMYVEGIANVRKNHIPGIFHITDVTQPQGHSTSGSHERYKTKERLQWEADYDCILKMKEWMIENAIATEEQCSEIEKNAKDYARDMQQEAWKEYLSPIKKDRDDVREAIKGIAEGSQYKDALLKIESALDRSIDNNRKEIYKAIYDVLRMTKDEGSSFKGKLIALKNKFVEENGVRYNDTLYSKSKESAMNVEEVKPVFSEESKTMDGHQILNHFFDIMLSRDPRTYAIGEDLGFIGDVNQGMAGMQTKHGEIRVTDTGIREATIIGQGIGSAMRGLRPIVEIQYLDYLLYAMQIISDDLATLQYRSAGGQKAPVIIRTRGHRLEGIWHSGSPMGSVIHLFRGLYVCVPRSMVQAAGFYNTLLKSDEPGLIVERLNAYRLKEKLPDNIGDVCVPMGVPETLIEGDDVTLVTYGSCIDIAKDAIAKLKDVGISVELVDVQTLLPFDINAKIVESLQKTNRIVFLDEDVPGGASAYMMQQVIDRDKGYRFLDAQPKCISSQPHRPAYGTDGDYFSKPNSEDVFRCIYEMMNEADPKAYPIFY, encoded by the coding sequence ATGGCTAAAGATAATTTAAGTAAGATAGCGAAGCTGCTCGGAAAATCGGTTGACGATTTCAAGAAAGAAGTAATAGCAGATTTTAAGTTAGCGAATGAAAGCAGGCAGGCAAGTTTACTCGGACGAAAAGAAGTTTTAACAGGTAAGGCAAAGTTCGGAATTTTCGGCGACGGAAAAGAAATCGCACAGATTGCTATGGCTAAGGCATTTAAGAATGGTGACTTCCGTTCAGGTTATTACCGCGACCAGACATTTTGTTTTGCAACGGGTATTTCAAATGTAAAAGAATTTTTTGCTCAGCTATATGCAGACCCGAGCATCGAACGCGAGCCTGCATCAGGCGGACGCTCAATGAACGGTCACTTTGCAAATAGGCTGCTCGATGAAAACGGCGAATGGAAAAATTTAATGGAGATGAAAAACACATCTTCAGATATCTCCCCTACTGCAAGTCAGATGGTGCGTTTGGTTGGATTAGCATATGCATCAAAGTTATACAGAGAGAATCCCGATTTACACAGCATGACAAATTTTTCCGATAAAGGGAATGAAGTTGCATTCGGTACAATCGGTAACGCAAGCTGCGCTGAAGGAATGTTCTTTGAAGCATTGAATGCAGCAGGTGTGCTCATGATTCCAATGGCAGTTTCAATCTGGGATGACGGCTACGGAATTTCTGTTCCTGCAAGATACCAGATAATGAAGGAAAATATTTCAGATATGTTAAGAGGATATGAATACAATGAAAAAGAGAAGAAGGGATATTATTTACATACTGCAAAAGGATATGATTATCCTGAGCTGGTAAAGATGTACGTTGAAGGAATTGCAAACGTAAGAAAAAATCATATACCCGGAATTTTTCATATTACAGACGTAACTCAGCCGCAGGGACACTCAACTTCGGGCTCGCATGAAAGATATAAAACAAAAGAAAGACTACAATGGGAAGCTGACTACGATTGTATTTTAAAAATGAAAGAATGGATGATTGAGAATGCAATTGCAACAGAAGAACAATGCTCTGAAATTGAAAAGAACGCTAAAGACTATGCACGCGATATGCAGCAGGAAGCATGGAAAGAATATTTATCTCCTATAAAAAAAGACAGAGATGATGTAAGAGAAGCAATAAAAGGAATAGCAGAAGGCAGCCAATACAAAGATGCATTATTAAAAATTGAATCTGCGTTAGACCGCTCGATTGATAACAACAGAAAAGAAATTTACAAAGCGATTTACGATGTGCTGAGAATGACTAAAGATGAAGGAAGCTCTTTCAAAGGCAAGCTCATTGCATTGAAAAATAAATTTGTTGAAGAAAACGGTGTACGATATAACGATACGCTTTATAGCAAATCGAAAGAAAGCGCTATGAACGTAGAAGAAGTGAAGCCTGTATTTTCCGAGGAATCAAAAACAATGGACGGGCATCAGATTTTGAATCACTTCTTTGATATAATGTTATCACGTGACCCAAGAACATATGCAATCGGTGAAGATTTAGGTTTCATCGGAGACGTTAACCAGGGAATGGCAGGAATGCAGACCAAGCACGGAGAGATAAGAGTTACTGATACGGGTATCCGAGAAGCTACAATCATCGGGCAAGGTATCGGCAGCGCTATGAGAGGACTCAGACCGATTGTTGAAATTCAATATCTGGATTACTTGCTCTATGCAATGCAAATTATTTCTGATGACCTTGCTACATTGCAATATCGTTCAGCCGGCGGACAGAAAGCTCCTGTAATTATAAGAACACGCGGACACAGACTTGAAGGCATCTGGCACTCAGGCTCGCCGATGGGTTCTGTGATTCATTTATTCAGAGGACTTTATGTTTGCGTACCAAGAAGTATGGTGCAGGCAGCAGGATTTTATAATACACTTTTAAAATCAGATGAACCGGGACTTATTGTTGAAAGACTTAACGCATACAGATTAAAAGAAAAATTACCGGATAACATAGGTGACGTCTGCGTACCTATGGGTGTTCCTGAAACATTAATAGAAGGCGATGATGTTACGCTCGTTACATACGGCTCATGCATCGATATTGCAAAAGATGCAATTGCTAAGCTGAAAGACGTTGGTATTTCAGTTGAGTTAGTTGATGTGCAGACACTTTTACCGTTTGATATTAATGCAAAAATTGTTGAGTCATTACAAAAGACAAACAGAATTGTATTCTTGGATGAAGATGTTCCCGGGGGAGCATCGGCTTACATGATGCAGCAGGTAATCGATAGAGATAAAGGATACAGATTCCTTGATGCGCAGCCGAAGTGCATAAGCTCACAGCCGCACAGACCTGCATACGGAACTGACGGTGATTATTTCTCAAAGCCAAACTCAGAAGATGTATTCAGGTGTATTTATGAAATGATGAACGAAGCAGACCCGAAAGCATATCCGATATTTTATTAG
- the plsY gene encoding glycerol-3-phosphate 1-O-acyltransferase PlsY: MLNLISLILVSYLVGSFPTALIVGKLFKKIDIRKFGSGNLGSTNAFRTLGVPLGILVQLVDIAKGLIVVLLVSKFFYTQLPFENWTPFEDITVLKIIAGISAVLGHTFSVFVKFKGGKGINTALGMLISLAPIDVSISVGFFIVILLSSGYVSLGSVIASFVLPTSMFIRQNIFDVNIYGYKTLIFFCIGNSILLIYNHRENIKRLLYGNENRFEKLWLIRIFKIKAPLGKN; the protein is encoded by the coding sequence ATGCTAAACTTAATCTCTCTAATACTTGTAAGTTATCTTGTAGGCTCTTTTCCCACTGCCCTTATTGTGGGAAAGCTTTTCAAAAAAATTGATATTAGAAAGTTCGGTTCAGGAAATCTGGGTTCGACAAATGCATTCAGAACATTAGGTGTTCCGCTTGGAATATTGGTTCAGCTTGTTGATATTGCTAAGGGTTTGATAGTTGTGCTGTTAGTATCAAAATTTTTCTACACTCAGCTTCCGTTTGAAAACTGGACTCCTTTTGAAGATATAACTGTTTTAAAAATTATAGCAGGTATTTCTGCCGTGTTAGGACATACTTTCTCTGTCTTCGTTAAATTTAAAGGCGGTAAAGGTATTAATACTGCATTAGGAATGCTTATATCTCTCGCTCCGATTGATGTATCTATCAGCGTAGGATTCTTTATCGTGATTTTACTTTCATCAGGTTACGTTTCGCTTGGTTCCGTGATTGCTTCTTTTGTATTGCCGACTTCCATGTTCATAAGACAGAATATCTTTGATGTAAATATTTACGGATATAAAACACTCATATTTTTCTGTATCGGTAACTCAATTCTTCTGATTTATAATCACAGAGAAAATATAAAGCGTCTGCTTTACGGAAACGAAAATAGGTTTGAAAAACTCTGGCTGATACGGATATTTAAAATAAAAGCGCCGCTCGGCAAAAACTGA